GCCTCATTGCTCTCTTCGTCCACGTGCGTCGGCGAATGCGCCTCGAAGCGCGCCAGTGCCTGAAAGTAATGCGGAACTTCCTGGGAAAACGCCACATAGGCCCGCCCCAGCGCCTCGACCTGATCGCGACCGCGCGAGTGCCGGGTCGCCGCCTGCTCGAAACGATCCCCCAGCAGCAACAGCGCGCGCTCGCAGATGGCGCAATGCAGATCGAACTTGTCCTTGAAGTAGACGTAGACCAGCGCCCGCGACAGCCGCGCCTTGCGCGCCACCTGATCGATGGTCAGTTCATCCCAGCCGGTATCGGCATAGACCTCTTCCGCCGCATCCACGATCTGCTTGCGGCGGGCTTCCTTTTCTTCCAGACGACGTTCGGCGATGTAGTTCATGGTGTGGATAATGGGCTAATGGCTGACACTGTGTCAATGGGTGTCGGTGTGACAGGTGGAGGTGAAAGGGTGGCTTGGGGCGCGCCATTGAACCCTGTGGGAGCGGACTCTGTCCGCGATCGCTGTGGTGGTTGATTTTGGGGTGGCTGGATCGCGGCTGAAGCCGCTCCCACAGGAGCCTTGTCCTCAGAGGTCCGTGGCTGAACGCCCCCACCCACTCCCTCAACCAACAACCAACAACCGCCTCCAACCCTTGCGCCGGGCGCGCTTGCCCCCAAGACTGCACACACCCTTTTTCACGGAGTCTCCCCATGAAACTCGCATCGCTCAAACGCGGCGGCCGTGATGGCACGCTGGTTGTGGTCTCGCGTGAT
The Rhodanobacteraceae bacterium genome window above contains:
- a CDS encoding TetR/AcrR family transcriptional regulator; the encoded protein is MNYIAERRLEEKEARRKQIVDAAEEVYADTGWDELTIDQVARKARLSRALVYVYFKDKFDLHCAICERALLLLGDRFEQAATRHSRGRDQVEALGRAYVAFSQEVPHYFQALARFEAHSPTHVDEESNEAACMVAGDRVHSIMVACIEKGMKDGSVRPDLGNPYLTSVTLWGFMHGIIQIAATKAQMLAKDGISTQQMIDHALQMVGFGLAAKDEAVKRET